In Macadamia integrifolia cultivar HAES 741 unplaced genomic scaffold, SCU_Mint_v3 scaffold3572, whole genome shotgun sequence, one genomic interval encodes:
- the LOC122068209 gene encoding ubiquitin C-terminal hydrolase 12-like gives MFVCSVLVCGDGVGDEHNYAFIRPTLSDQWFKFYDERVTKEDMSRALEEQYGGEEKTNPGFSNTPFEFSRYSCAYMLVYIRESDKEEIFCHVAEEDMAEILKIRLKKEKEQEEKEHRKREKEEAHLYTVIKVARNEDLIEQIGRDVYYGLVDHDKVQSFHIQNSTPFFFFKVYNKCLHCISGSLAYKDKALLS, from the exons ATGTTTGTTTGCAGCGTTTTAGTTTGTGGTGATGGGGTGGGGGATGAACATAATTATGCTTTTATCAGGCCAACCCTCTCTGATCAATG GTTCAAGTTTTATGATGAACGGGTAACCAAAGAAGATATGAGTAGGGCCTTGGAAGAGCAGTATGGTGGTGAGGAAAAG ACTAATCCTGGCTTCAGTAACACTCCGTTTGAATTTTCAAGATACTCTTGTGCCTACATGCTTGTGTATATACGTGAAAGTGACAAGGAGGAAATATTTTGTCACGTGGCTGAGGAGGACATGGCTGAAATTCTTAAG ATAaggttgaagaaagaaaaagaacaggaGGAAAAGGAGCACcggaaaagggaaaaggaagaggCTCACCTTTATACAGTCATAAAG GTTGCGCGAAATGAGGATCTCATAGAGCAGATTGGGAGAGATGTTTATTATGGTCTTGTTGATCATGATAAAGTCCAGAGCTTCCATATTCAAAATTCAacgccttttttctttttcaaggtaTACAACAAGTGTTTGCATTGCATTTCAGGAAGTTTGGCCTATAAGGACAAGGCtttgttgagttga